The Gillisia sp. Hel_I_86 genome has a segment encoding these proteins:
- a CDS encoding helix-turn-helix domain-containing protein — MSRNSIILLPKNKKLLQAVGENIKLARLRRKLTMDQVSERAGISRPTLSSLEKGSPSISLGIILQVLLVLGLEKDILLLADDDVLGRKIQDANLTVKERGPKNTKK; from the coding sequence ATGTCTAGAAATAGTATTATTTTACTGCCTAAAAATAAGAAGCTTTTGCAAGCAGTGGGAGAAAATATCAAATTAGCACGCTTACGTAGGAAACTGACAATGGATCAGGTTTCAGAACGAGCAGGGATTTCCCGTCCCACACTTTCTTCCCTAGAAAAAGGAAGTCCTTCAATTTCTTTAGGTATTATTCTCCAAGTTTTATTAGTATTAGGGTTGGAGAAGGATATATTGCTTTTGGCCGACGATGATGTATTGGGCAGAAAAATACAGGATGCCAATCTAACCGTAAAGGAACGCGGCCCAAAAAATACCAAGAAATAA
- a CDS encoding nucleotidyl transferase AbiEii/AbiGii toxin family protein, with amino-acid sequence MLPEVAKERCFALHGGTAINLFIRDMPRLSVNIDLPISQ; translated from the coding sequence ATGTTGCCAGAGGTAGCCAAAGAGAGATGCTTTGCACTTCACGGAGGCACTGCAATTAATCTATTTATTAGGGATATGCCTCGATTATCGGTAAATATTGACTTACCTATATCCCAATAG
- a CDS encoding type II toxin-antitoxin system HipA family toxin, producing the protein MALERKEIFIYAHWEGIEAPFLMGSLYATPSRGKEIFSFEYDKGWLQSDYAQIIDPDLQLFEGAQYLNDEKSNFGIFLDSSPDRWGRVLMMRKEAAKARKENRRPKTLMESDYLLGVYDSNRMGGLRFKTVQDGAFLDDNAAMAAPPFAALRDLEFASLQLEKEDAPDNPEYLKWLNKLMAPGSSLGGARPKANIQDTDGSLWIAKFPSQNDQQDMGAWEMLAYRLAIQSGIDMAPSRIQKFSHQQHTFMTQRFDRTNDDTRIHFASAMTLLGYTDGTDYQDGVSYLELLEFLMENGADVDNDLKKLWRRIAFNVCISNTDDHLRNHGFLLMDSGWILSPAYDINPTPNGTGLKLNISENDNALDLDLVREVAPYFRLKEKEANAIINTIQQNVGQWQQLAIDLGIPRNEMELMKNAFKQ; encoded by the coding sequence ATGGCACTGGAACGAAAAGAAATATTTATATATGCGCATTGGGAAGGAATTGAAGCTCCATTCTTAATGGGGAGTTTATACGCTACGCCATCTAGAGGGAAAGAAATATTTTCCTTTGAATATGATAAAGGATGGTTACAATCGGATTATGCCCAGATTATAGATCCAGACCTACAATTATTCGAAGGAGCTCAGTACCTCAATGATGAGAAGTCCAATTTCGGTATTTTCTTGGATTCCTCACCTGATCGATGGGGAAGGGTGCTAATGATGCGTAAAGAGGCTGCTAAAGCCAGGAAAGAAAATCGACGCCCCAAAACTTTAATGGAGTCGGATTATCTACTCGGGGTTTACGACAGTAACCGAATGGGAGGACTTCGTTTTAAAACAGTACAGGATGGTGCTTTTTTAGATGATAATGCAGCTATGGCCGCACCGCCTTTCGCTGCACTTAGAGATCTTGAATTTGCCAGCTTACAGCTAGAGAAAGAAGATGCCCCAGATAATCCGGAATACCTAAAATGGCTCAATAAGCTAATGGCTCCTGGATCTTCCTTAGGAGGCGCAAGACCCAAGGCAAATATACAGGATACAGATGGTAGTTTGTGGATTGCTAAATTTCCAAGCCAAAATGACCAGCAGGATATGGGTGCTTGGGAAATGTTGGCGTATCGACTTGCCATTCAATCCGGCATTGATATGGCACCATCAAGAATCCAAAAATTTTCACATCAACAGCATACCTTTATGACACAACGCTTTGATAGGACGAACGATGATACCCGTATCCATTTTGCTTCTGCGATGACCTTATTGGGATATACTGATGGAACGGACTATCAAGATGGAGTCAGTTATTTAGAGCTTCTGGAATTTTTAATGGAGAATGGTGCTGATGTTGATAATGATCTCAAGAAATTATGGAGACGTATTGCGTTCAATGTTTGTATTTCCAATACGGATGACCACCTTCGCAATCACGGATTTCTGTTAATGGATTCAGGTTGGATACTTTCGCCGGCTTATGATATCAATCCAACCCCGAACGGTACTGGTTTAAAACTTAATATTTCAGAAAATGACAATGCTTTGGATTTAGACCTGGTACGAGAAGTCGCGCCTTATTTTCGGTTAAAAGAAAAAGAAGCCAATGCTATTATCAATACAATTCAGCAGAATGTAGGTCAATGGCAACAACTGGCAATCGATTTAGGTATTCCAAGAAATGAAATGGAATTAATGAAAAATGCGTTTAAGCAATAA
- a CDS encoding nucleotidyl transferase AbiEii/AbiGii toxin family protein — translation MAALASIKVNPEKILPDAEITVKEKILKLQITTAKAQIKLEVSQINRGLLDGLVELKLCNKAQEEFDAFCVIQVVSMGQLYGGKICAALDRQHPRDLFDIKHLLEDEGFTDDIRKGFMLLLLSSNRPINEMLQPNLIDQRETMVNHFDGMSAETFTYEDFKKTRTKSIETILQNLTAQDKKFLLSFSDLNPGWSIYDFERFPAVQWKLQNLTKLKANNLEKYNIFHTALKKLLG, via the coding sequence GTGGCAGCTTTGGCAAGCATTAAAGTAAATCCTGAAAAAATATTACCTGATGCAGAAATTACAGTAAAGGAGAAGATTTTGAAATTGCAGATTACAACAGCTAAGGCGCAAATAAAATTAGAAGTAAGTCAAATAAATAGAGGTTTATTGGATGGACTTGTAGAATTGAAATTATGCAATAAAGCTCAAGAGGAATTTGATGCGTTTTGTGTAATTCAGGTAGTGTCAATGGGACAATTATATGGTGGTAAAATTTGTGCTGCCCTTGACCGTCAACATCCACGCGACCTCTTTGATATAAAACACTTGCTGGAGGATGAAGGATTCACGGATGATATTAGAAAAGGATTTATGCTGCTTTTATTAAGTAGCAACCGACCTATCAACGAAATGTTGCAGCCCAACTTAATTGACCAAAGGGAAACAATGGTCAATCACTTTGATGGTATGAGTGCTGAAACCTTTACTTATGAAGATTTTAAGAAAACTAGAACAAAATCGATCGAAACGATACTTCAAAATTTAACCGCTCAAGACAAGAAGTTTTTACTAAGTTTTAGCGACTTAAACCCTGGTTGGAGTATATACGATTTTGAACGGTTTCCAGCCGTGCAATGGAAATTGCAGAATCTCACGAAACTTAAGGCAAATAATTTAGAGAAGTATAATATATTCCATACAGCATTAAAAAAGTTGCTAGGATAA
- a CDS encoding formylglycine-generating enzyme family protein — MKNNLGILLAFLVIMVSCRDEKPETSESITKTERAVKEEYKLIKEKPEGVEVPEGMVWIPGGTFIQGAVTSDEMAMNHEKPAHEVAVDGFFMDKTEVTNAQFRKFVDETGYVTVAERKIDWEEMKNQLPPGTPKPHDSILQPGSLTFKKTKNSVPNLYDYSQWWNWSIGASWKHPEGPKSSIKGKEDYPVVHIAFEDAQAYANWAGKRLPTESEWEYAARGGQPDAIFTWGDDFEKLSENANSWEGEFPTTNTKEDGFEGIAPVKSFPSNPYGIYDMAGNIWEYTSDWSFLLDEVACL; from the coding sequence ATGAAAAATAATTTAGGAATACTACTGGCATTTTTGGTGATAATGGTCTCTTGTAGGGATGAAAAACCAGAAACCAGTGAATCAATAACCAAAACGGAAAGAGCAGTAAAGGAAGAATATAAATTAATCAAAGAAAAGCCTGAAGGAGTCGAGGTTCCTGAGGGTATGGTTTGGATACCCGGTGGGACTTTTATACAAGGTGCTGTTACTTCAGATGAAATGGCAATGAACCACGAAAAACCAGCGCATGAAGTTGCAGTTGACGGATTCTTTATGGATAAAACCGAAGTGACCAATGCCCAATTTCGAAAATTCGTTGATGAGACGGGATATGTTACGGTAGCAGAACGTAAAATTGATTGGGAAGAAATGAAAAACCAACTGCCCCCTGGTACTCCTAAGCCTCATGATTCCATATTACAACCAGGTTCGCTTACTTTTAAGAAAACTAAAAATAGTGTTCCTAACCTCTATGACTATTCTCAATGGTGGAATTGGAGCATTGGAGCTAGTTGGAAACATCCGGAAGGACCGAAAAGCTCTATTAAAGGAAAAGAGGATTATCCTGTAGTGCATATTGCTTTTGAAGATGCGCAGGCCTATGCAAATTGGGCAGGAAAACGTTTGCCTACGGAGTCAGAATGGGAGTATGCCGCCAGAGGTGGCCAGCCTGATGCGATTTTTACCTGGGGAGATGATTTTGAAAAACTATCTGAAAATGCTAATTCCTGGGAAGGAGAGTTCCCTACCACCAATACCAAAGAAGATGGTTTTGAAGGTATAGCGCCAGTAAAATCCTTTCCTTCCAATCCCTATGGGATATATGATATGGCCGGAAATATCTGGGAATATACAAGCGATTGGTCTTTCCTTTTGGACGAAGTGGCGTGTCTATGA